The Anaerolineales bacterium region GCGCGAGTAGAACGCGGGGAAGTCGTCGGTTTTGTAGCCGACAACCGGCACGCCCATTGTTTCAAGATATTCGAGAGTCGCGGGCAAATCCAAAATCGCTTTTGCCCCCGCACAGACCACGATCATGGGGATGGTTGCCAACGCTTGCAGATCAGCCGAAACGTCGAATGACGATTCGCGGTGTACGCCGCCGATTCCCCCGGTGGCAAAAACCTTGATGCCCGCGTGTTTGCAAGCGAGCATGGTCCCCGCGACGGTTGTCCCGCCGCACGCCTCTTCCACGATGACCGTCGCAAAATCACGCGGACCGACTTTGTACGTTTCCTTCTCGTTGGAGAGCCGTTCGAGTTGGCTCTCGTTCAAGCCGATATGCAACTCTCCATCCAGGAACGCGATGGTTGCCGGCGTCGCGCTTTCCTCGCGGACCGCGCGTTCCATATCCCGCGCCAGCTCCAAATTTTGCGGACGCGGCAAACCGTGCGTGATCACGGTCGACTCGAGCGCGACGACCGGCAATTTTGCTCGCATTGCCCGGCCGACATCGGGGGATTTGTAGAGTTCTTCCATGGCAGGGTCCTATTGTCTATCTCGTATCAGTTTATCAATTGCTCGTGCAACCAGACGATCCTGCGATTCGTTCGGGAATTGCGCTCTTTCATGCTCAATTAAGCGATTTGCCGCAGCCCCATCTCCATTGACCATGCGGATCAGATCTTCATAAGCAAAGCCGGGCATGGGCGGCGCATCATCGCCTCCATCAGGACTTGGATAGCCGCTTGCATCAG contains the following coding sequences:
- a CDS encoding pseudouridine-5'-phosphate glycosidase encodes the protein MEELYKSPDVGRAMRAKLPVVALESTVITHGLPRPQNLELARDMERAVREESATPATIAFLDGELHIGLNESQLERLSNEKETYKVGPRDFATVIVEEACGGTTVAGTMLACKHAGIKVFATGGIGGVHRESSFDVSADLQALATIPMIVVCAGAKAILDLPATLEYLETMGVPVVGYKTDDFPAFYSRESGLEVSVKIESPEDIVEFAREHWGAGLQSAVLVANPLPAGEAIPKSEMEPLIEQASKEAKEKGIHGKEVTPFLLQRINELTKGKSMRANLALLLNNARLAAQIARAWRVSEKRKIA